A segment of the Ammospiza caudacuta isolate bAmmCau1 chromosome 2, bAmmCau1.pri, whole genome shotgun sequence genome:
CCTAAAAAGAAGAGGTTAAAACATGAGACCCTGTGGCAAAAAGGTTTTAGAAAAATATGTGGTTTCTCTCTCCATCCCACCTAACTACTTTGCCTTGTCAAACCACCTACCTCTCTACTCCTGGTGTCACACAGCACAAAGCTGGGACCACCACAAACCCATGAAGCTGTTTAACACTGCACCTGGAGCATCACAGGACCTAAGCTTAAGACTTACAGATCTGACCTGCAGGGGCTGTCAGCTTGCATGACCGCCTGCAGCACACACAAGTGTCCCTTGCCAGAGCAGGGCTTCAGGGCCACCCCAAGGAAACCTGTGCTAAATGAACATGCACCACCACCCACCATGTTCTACAGGCCAGAGGAAAAATAGCAttccagaaaagcaaaactcaCTTGAAGTGATCCTGCAAAGAGACGTTGAAGTCAAAAGCATCACCCCGATCTGTGAAGCCAATGCCTATAAAAGCACTTCGTCCTAGCAAGGAGACAGGAGGAGTCACTGGAGGTGCCCTGCAACTGGGCCACAAATCCCTCTGCTTGTCCTAAACCCCTCTGTGCTACCTCTCTCTGACACACCTGCAGATAGATGGAagccagcagctcacagcagtTCATTGTCCCCAGCCTTCAGGATGCACCCTTCCTCCTACAGGCCATGCTTGGAAACCAAATgttccttcccagcccagcccctgggctctgtgcaaTGTAGAGAACCTCCTCTGCTTACCCTGTCCTCAGACCCCTCCAGGAACACCACCTGGCCTTTTCAGCATTCCCAACACCATTTTCATCCTCCTGgcacattcccagctccacctgGGTCTCCTCCACCCCTAGCACTTGGCACTTACATTGGCCCCCAACTCACCAGTGCCATCCTGAATTCGAATGACAAAGTAGCGGCTGGAATCTGCCACAGTCTCCACTGCAATGCCAGGGTATTGATCTATAGGAGCCTGGGCAAAAAGTTCTCCTGCAGACAATGAATCAGGTGTTAAGAAAAGCAACCCCTTCCTAAAGTGTGGCCAGGGCTcatgcacagctctgggcaggcttAGGGGCAACAATCATAGTCACAGCCTTGGAgggcacagcttttcccttaccTGAAACCTTATCCTCCAGTTTTATGTAGGCGGTTTTGCCTTTGGAGGTGACACGAAGCCGCCCTGTCCAGTCTGGATGGTCCAGTTTCCAGTCAGACGCCCTGAAAAGAAGACCACAGTCAACCTCCCCAGTTGTGCCCAGCCACCTCAGCAGAAGTCTCTGCCCCCAGTCCCTcaagccctgcagctgcctcatGCCACTTCCCTCCCTAAAAAACACATGGGGTCTCGGCActtccctccccaaaaaacaTATGGGGTCTCGGCtcctctcttgctgctgccagctgacACATGGCTCTGACTTGCATCTCTGGGCAAAGGGAAAGAGTCACAGTCCAGAGAGCATCAACTCCTCACCTTTATAAGTCTGCAAAAAAGGGgagacagaaacacagaaactcACTTGAACAGGAAATCCACAAAAGCGACTTGTGAGCATTGGGAAGAccccaaaaattaatttgtaacATGCTGAAAAGACACTCCATTATTCTACCCTGTGGTTGTAAAATAACACTGAGTACTTCATAGCCTAGAGGCAGCTGACTTACACTAggcaaaacacacacacagacattttGACTGACCCATCATACTCTGCCACAGGCTcttgtgaaggaaaaaaaaaaaaaaaaaaaaaggaaagtgagaaaggaaagtgagaaaaaacccaacctacagcatcacagaatattgtgagttggaagggacccatgaGGATCACTgaatccagctcctggctctaCACAGGACACCCGAAAAATGACATCacgtgcctgagagcattgtccaaacgcTTCCTGAACTCTAgcaggcttggtgctgtaaAATCTACCGGATTTTATCACTGGAAACAAACATCCTTGGCCAGGCACAACATCCGCCTACAGTCTGTCAGGTTCAGGGAGTTCACAAACCCGCTCCTCCAGCAGGTCTGTGGGCACATCTTACAAACTCAcactctgctgcttctgcctgaCCAGAGAAGGCATTTCTAACTGCTGGTTCTGCAGCCTCTTCTTAAAAATCACCCCGAATTCCTCCTGTTTTCCTAACAGCCACTGCTAGAGCCACCAGGCCAAATCCAACGTGCCATTACAGCACATCAGTCCCATCCCAGGATCCCGGGAGCAAACCGGGAGCAGCCGTGAGCTCTGCCGGGAACAGCGGGCTGCCCCTCGCCTCCTGCCGCTGATGaacagagcagcccctgctcccgCACAGCGCGGTGCGGAGGCTCCCCTGCCTCCAGGCGCTCACCACCTGCCACAAGAGGCAATTCCAGCCGGCGGCTCCTCCGGAGCTCGGCaggagggggctcaggggacGGCCAGACCCGCTCTCGGCCACAGGACACGGCTTTCCCTAGGGACGAGGCCGGGCCACGGGCACAGTCCAGCCCCCGTCCGCCCTGCGGGCAGGGCCCGAGGCaagcggggccgcgccggggcgATCGCGGGCGCCGCACGGTCCCTCACCTGTAGCCGCGGTTGGAGGTGCGCGGCGGGATGCGGTAGACGTTGACATCGGGCTTCACGCAAAGAACGGACTCGTACTCCAGCTCGGCCGCCGCCATGTTGGCCGCGGAGCCCGGCGAGGAGCGAGCGGCGGGAGCCTAGTGACCAGCGGCGCTGCCCACCGCCATCTTTGATGAGGGCAGACACCGCCTGGGGGCGCCGGCGCGGCCGCGCCACACGAGGGCCACGTCATTGAAGCGGATGGAGCCATCTTGGGTGCTGGCAGCGGGGGCGAGAGGGCGCCATCTTGGAGCCGCCCCTGACACAGCAGCGGCGGCCGGCGCCATCTTGGGGCCTGGCAGGTGCCGCGGCGGGGCTGGCGCGGCCATGTTTGTTAGGGGCGCCATGCCCTGGAGTGCCGGGCAGCGGGAAGGAAGGGCCGGGCGGGATGGCGGGGGCAGCGCGGCTGGTTGTGCCGCCACACGGTATCGACCTGCCCGTCTGCATCccccggggctgctcccagtgccagtgtTCTTTCTGTGCTGCGGGGATTAGGTGGCTTTTTGGTAAAAGAGCAAGCCAAAATGGAAATGCGGCGCAGAGCACGACATGGTTTGCTGCTGGAAGTGATGGAAATGGCAGCTGTGCAAAGCTTAGTTTCAGGAGTGGGTCTTCCCCCAAACAGGGTGTAGATAGTAGTTTATTTGTCAATAATGATAAGGCTGGCAGCATTTAAACCACTCTTTTAATAGTGGCTTCTCAGAGGAGACTGGTGTTGAAATTTAGCGCTGTGCAGCGTCCTGTGACTGAATCTCAGAAAGTACGAGGGTTTACTCTGAAAAGTGGAAGAAAAGGCATAagagaagtttaaaaattacataGAGCCATGTCTGAGCATTCCATGTCAAGCATTGGAACGGGCTGCCTAGGGGGatggtggagtcatcatccctggaggtgttgaGGCAAAAATAACCACTGAAACATCACTAGGTTTTaggttttggtttgattttttgtttgttttggttcgttttttgtttttgtttgagtttttgtgcttttggaggctttttgttggttttgttggttttttctttttgttttgggttttttgtttgtttggggttttggggtttttgtttggtttttggggtgtgtgtttgtttttgttttgggggttgttttgtttgtttatttgcttgttttcccAGTAGGGAAATAGCATTAGTTAATGCAGACAGAGCCATTCCCAGTCATGGCTGTCTAGTCACCATTCTTTATGTTTTTTCTTGTTCTAGAACTTCTTAAGATCAAGGACCAGTACAGCATTCAGAATTCAAGAAGAAACTTACATTTACCTTTTGGATAGAGTTGCTCATTGACTTAATTTTTCATTAGAACTTCCTGCAGTGACTGCTAAATTTTTTCATTGAGCACTAATAACTTACTGGGAGTACACATCTCCGTGTGCATAGTTAGGGTTGCTTTTCCAAGATCAGTGATTCACAATTAGCAGCATTAAGTTTCACCTCCCTCTTCACAGTGCTGTCATTCAGCGTGCCACAGCCCTCCTACGGTCCCTCCAGGAGGAGAGCATCTTGGATGAGGGAGTGGCAAAGGGCCAACTATTATAAGGCATGTGAGCAAAGACTCACAAGCAGCACCAGAACGCCAGGAATACATCTCCCATTCAATTCCATTGAGCAGAGAACATAACATTCTTCAGCTCGGTTCAAACAAGCATCTCTGGaccaaaaaaatacaaagcattGCCAATAACCaccaaatttaattttttatttatttattattttttatttaaggaTTCATCAGAGAGGTTGAAATCTTGAAACAGAACATTTAACCTGGAGGATAGAACTGGTTAAGGACCTTCCAGCAAAGCAGGGCTTGACTGGCAGGTCCCGTGGTGGTgacccagctctgtgtccctcagCCAAGAGGAGCCCATAGCAGTAAGCTCCCATCAGCACTGCCTGTCTGTGCCCGAGGAGTCCCCCTGGCAGGATGGCAGCTGAGAATGAGATGAAGCTACAGGAATTTTCCTGGCAGGCTGCTGACAGCCTGTCTGTCTATCTTTGTGGGTACAGCTCAGCCTTGGCCTGTCTTCCTTTCTCTGATTTTGTgttggaggcagcatctgtgtcTTTCACAGACACGCTCAGGAGCAGAAGTCTGCTCTATCACAGTTCATTTTCCagaccaaaaccaaaatactgAGGCTGATTCTTGTATGTCTGggctttttcatttctgttaaGGAGTCTTGATTTCCCAAATTGTGAAGGACGAGGGGGAACCCCATTgttaaaaattagaaatgccTTGCCCTGGAAGTCTTCCATGTTTATTGTCTTGCCACATTTTGTGCAAATCACCATTTCAGTTAACCTCTTCTAACTTTTTGTCAGTCaagttccttttttaaaaatagacttTTAATACCctaaaaagtaaaaggcagATTAAAATCCTTTTGTCATGACTAGTCATGGTTTGATGAGTGCAGTGCTCTGTATTTGATGAAGCAAACTGTCTCAAGCTGGGACAGAGGCTGATCTGGATTGGTAAGAATCCTAGAAATGAGATTAGCTAGGTGAACATGCTGACTGGTAAGATATAGAAGTGGCTACAAGACAATAACAGATCAGACATTTCACAGCAACATGGCAGGGTTTGGACTTAGAATTACTTCCAGCAAAGGTCACACTGTGTCAACAGGCAAGATGTCATTCACTTGTCTTACTGAATATAGTAAAGTATGTGTTTGTGATTATAAAtctattaatatttattttgacaGTTTTGAGAAACTTCCTGTGGTTTGACTGTTTATTTTATGAGCAGATGATATCCAGATCTCGAAATTACATTCAAATGAGTAATTTTATCAGGGTGAAAGAACACACTTGGCACATACAGGAtgcatgcaggaaaaaaaaaaaatgcagttcctAAAATGTCATGTGAGAGTTTTTTCAGTCACTTCAGAGACAGGACTGATGGTACTTGCTCCAACACACTGAAATAACTGCTTCACTCAGGTAGGTATCATAAACTTTTTGCTTTCCTCATCTATTTGCCATTTATTATTCTTTACTCCTAAAAACCGCTCTCCCTCCTCCAGTTCCCTTTCCATTTTCAAACCACATTGCAGCCCTTTTAGCACTCTGCAAAATATAGTGTGGGCAGTATCTTCTAATTGATTCATCAGTTTACTTTGGAGTAGGACTTGCATTACtattttccttgtttccttgtcTTCTTCATACCATTTTCTGTAGCTGtctggggaggcagcagggtTCAATTCTTGCGGCACTGTTTGCCAGTTGTCCCTCTAAAAGTTGCTTCTACATGGACCAGCAAGACCACAGGAAATGAAACACACTTGggagaattttaaattaagcCTCCAGCTTTAAGTTAAGCCTTCAGTAATGTTTTTCATAGCTTTCCTTGCAGATCACCCTCACTTACAAGTCTCTTGGCCGATATTACCAAAACTTGATAAATGACGATGTTTGTTACAATTGtttatctcattttcttcttagtGAAGCAGTTTGAACACTGATGCATCACTCCACTTTCAGACTGCATGTTGTGCAAGAGTGAGATTGatggtttgaatttttttaaaataaaattcatatttAGTCCTGCATACAACAATCTCTGGCTGGTATTTAAGTACTGGCATAATAGGTTAAAAAAGGGCCAGTTGTCTTATTTATGTCTTCTCAGTTGCTTCTGCAGGCTGTATTTACCTCTTCCCTATTCAGTTTGGTAACACTTTTTAGAACCTTTCAGTAATACAACTGCCGTCATCAATTCAGCAAGGGTTTAGTTAACAGGAATTTTATAGACAATTCTATTAATGCCTAAAGGATGAAGATcgaggtgggtttttttcctcaattcTATCTTAGCTTTGCtggttttcttctcctctctaAATTTACTAGGTCCAGGATAACTGAGCAATTAACATTTTTCCTCTACTATGGTCATAGTTTAAAATGTCACTTAAGTATGCTGTAGGTCAGCCTCATTGTCTTGCAGTAAGACAGCTCATATCTAAAATGGCTGAAGAACAGtactctgtatttttatttctacaagTAAATATCTGTCCTTCTTAAAGATTCATTTCTTGTCTTTCACAGAATCTTAAACCATTAATGTCTTGCCTTTCTCCTGGTCAAGATAAGCTTTCCAAGGAACCAGCAGACAGCTCAGAACACATGTGTAAGAAAAGGAAGTGGTCACTGGCACTTCCCTAAAATACCACTTAGCCAACAGAATTTATGTCATGTCTGTTCTGTTTGTAATGTTCAGAAAGTGAAGCAGGGTTATTTCAGAAACATAGACATTGTCTTCTTAACTGAAATGTACTTCACCAGTTATGCCAGAAGAAATTGCTCATTTTAAAGGAAAGAGGAACTAAAaatgctgatttgcctttctgaaGAAGGAAGTCAACCAGGAAACATACCTGGGGACAGCATGGCCATCTGAATAGAGAGCTCCCCTTTGGAGACTGAGAACCAGATGGAAATCAAAGGGATGATAGAGACAGGAGAACATAGCTGTATAGAGCCCCCTGTTTAAATAGCAAGCTTACTTACAGGTTTAGCCACTATGAAAATGATGACAGTGTACAACAGGTACACTAGTAACAAATTTGTGTAGGCCAATGCCTTTGTATCCTGATAGCTCTGTACTGTCACCTGACTCAGGGATGCTTCAGCAAAGGCTAGGAGAAGAATCTGGGGAGGAGGATCAGAGAatcactaggttggaagagatctttaagatcaagtccaacccatgccccaACCTCAACCCAACCTCAACTCAACCATGGCATCAAGTGCCATATAcagtcttttttaaacacatccagggatggtgactccaccacctccccaggcagaccattccagaactttatcactctttccataaaaaaaacttttcctaatatccaacgTATATTTCCCTTGACACTGCTTAAGCCTGTGTCCTCTCGTTCTGTCAGTCGCTGCCTGGTGAAAGAGACCAAACCCCACCTGACTACAGCCATCTTTCAGAAGTTGTAgggagtgataaggtcacctctgagcctccttttctccaggctaaacatccccagctccctcagttgttcctcacaggacttgtattccaagcccctcaccagccttgttgccctcctctggacacactcAAGCGTCTCAacgtccttcccaaactgagaggcccagaactggacacagcactcaaggtgtggcctcaccagtgccaagtacaggggaagaatgacaTTCCTTTTAATTCTTAAGTTCCTTTAAAACCTCATTGCCCATCCAGGCTGGACATTTGCCTTGCTGACTCATCTTTCGCCACACAGGGGCAAAAAatgtctgttcctgtgccctcaagatctctgttttgaagcaGGCCCACctttcctgaactcctttgtttttaagggcttcTTCCCAAGGAACTCTCTTAATAAGTCTCCTGAataggccaaagtctgccctctGGAAGTCCAATGTAAGAGTCTTATTGATGTTCCTCCTCATTTCACCAAATATGGAGAGCTCTATAATTTCATGATCACTATCCCCCAAACAGCCTCCAACCACCACgtctcccaccagcccatctcTATTTGCAAAAAACAGGTCTAATGTAGCCCCTCTCCTGGTGGGCTcactcagcagctgccacaCAAAGTTTTCCTCCACACACTCTAAGAATTTCCTGAACTGcctcttttctgctgtattaagttcccagcagatgtctggTAGGTTAAAGTCACCTTACAAGAACAAGGGCCGGTGATCCTGAAACATTCTCCAGCCACTTATAGAAAAAGTTGTCCACTTCTTCTTCCTGGCTGGATGGACAATAACAGACTCCCAGTAGGATGCCAGCCTTGTTGGTCTTCCCCCTAATTCTCACCCATAGGGACTCAACTTCATTGTCACTAGTTTCAATACCCATGGCATCAAAAGCCTCCCTAAGATAAAGGGCTGGCCCTCCAcctcttctccctttcccatCTCGCCTGAAGAGCTTGTAGCCATCCAGTGCAGTGCCCTAGCCATGTGAGTCATCCCACCATGTTTCTATGATGGCAATTACAtcacagctttgctgctgcaccatggcctccagctctcctggtttGTTACCCATGCTGTGTAcacctcagctgggctgctgatTTTGCTCCTAAGTCAGGCTTACCACCCTTGGACCTGCTTCCAGAGAGCCCAGCTGcatccccttcccccttcaaaccTAGTTTAAAGCCCTTGCAATGAGTTCTAGcagttcatgagctaaaatCCTTCTGCCCATAACAGAGAGATGGagcccatccagttccagcaGGCCAGGTGCCATAAAAGTTGCCCCATGATCAAAGAACCCAAAATTCTGCTGATGACACCAACCCTTGAACCACTTCTTGATAGTGTGAGCTCTCCTATTCATTCCTTTCATTGTTTTTCTCTGCCACCAAAAggacctgtgctcctgccctatCAACCACTCGACCCAGTGCCCTAAAGTCTCTTTTAATTGCTCTGACATTTGTCTTTTCAATCTCATCACTGTCAGCTTGGAGTATCAGCAGTGGGTAATAATGAGAGGGCCAAATCAGCCCAGGAAGTCTCTCAGTAATATGCCATACCCATGCCCTAGGAAGGCAGATCTCCCTGAGGGATGGGTCTGGCCAGCATAGGGggccctctgttcccctcagAAAGGAGTCACCCACTACAActacccttcttttctttttgatgtCAGAGGTGGTGATCACTCACAGATGACGTGCAATTGGAAGGCTCACTGGGCAGATCATTTTCTTCTACATCCTCTGGCTGACTCTCTAGATCCAGGGCCTCATATGTATTCTGAAGTGGCACCTGGCTAAGGGATAGGGGTTGAGaggaattttttattattacctCTCCGAGTAGGAACCCATTTCCACTCCCCTTCATCCACCAGGTGTCCTCCTATCACCTGACAGTGGGAGGCATGGGAGTCCTCTGACTCCTGGTGGGCCTCCCTCAAGGATGGAACGCCGGAACTCCTCCAATCCATTTCCCTTTCACTTTCCCTAATACTCCTTATCCTTTCTACTTCCTTCCTAAGCTCGGCCACCAGCGAAAGGAGGTCGTTCACCTATTCACACTGCAGGCAGGCTTCTTTTGCAGCGGCCTCTGGAGCCACTGACAGGCTCAAACACtccacaaaaaaacaaaaccaaaccaaccaaccaaccaaaacacaacaaactAAAAACCGCACTAGCAGGAGGAAGCCTGCGACCCTGTCTGCACGAACGGCCGTGCCATGCCCCCGTTGGCCCGCTCCCATTCTCCGCGCTCCCTAGAGCCCTCGTTTAATCTCCCCGCCGCTCGCCGGAGCAAAGCCTCGCCCTGCTGCGCTTGCGTGGCTAACGAGAACCAAGGATGTGAATTGCTACTAATTTCCCTTCTGTTTTACAGCTGCAGAATGCCTCAAGCCCTGGGCAATAGCAGTtcacaggaacaggctgctgtGTATTATGCATCAGAATCAATTGTCTCCATTGCTGTCTTCACCATCGTTTTCATCATAGGTATCCCAGGCAATGGGTTGGTGATCTGGGTAGCTGGTCTGAAAATGAAGAGGTCTGTGAACACTGTCTGGTTCCTAAACCTTGCTGTGGCTGACATCATGTGCTGCTTGTCCTTGCCATTTTTCATTGTTCACCTGGCCCTTCATGAACACTGGCCCTATGGCTGGTTCCTCTGCAAAGTCATTCCATCAGTCATAATCTTCACCATGTTTGCTAGTGTCTTCCTACTCGTGGCCATCAGCATTGATCGGTGCCTCCTGGTGATGAAACCTGTCTGGTGTCAGAACCACCGAACAGTGAAATTTATATCGCTCATATGCAGTGGCATTTGGATGCTGGCCTTCATTTTCTGCTGCCCTGTCTTCTACTACCGTGAGACAAGCACTTACAAAGGCAAAACAGAGTGTGGGTACAATTCTGGAGTTGATGATTACATAGATGATCCTGTAAATGTATCTGTAAATGTGTCTGTAAATGAGTTATGGGACTACTCAACCTACAATGGTAGTGACTTGTGGGGAGACATCAATGAAGGTAATGATTCTGTACCCCTTGCCTCAGCAGTAATAAACATCACTAGGGCTGTCTTTGGCTTTTTGCTGCCCTTTGGCATAATGGCACTTTGCTACGCCCTCATTGTTTTCAGAACACATGCAAACCAGTTTCACAAGTCACGCAACAGGACACTGCGAACAATTGTGTCCGTGGTAACGGCATTCTTCATCTGCTGGGCTCCATACCATGTAGTTGGGATGCTCTCCGTTGTACCTAGCCTTCGAACAAGGCTGATGGAGTCACTGATCCTGTGGGACCACCTCTCTACAGCACTTGCATATGCCAACAGCTGCATCAACCCCCTGCTTTATGTTTTTGTGGGACGGGACTTCAGGGCAAAGGTGCGGCAATCGGTGCAAAGAATCTTGGAAAGTGCCTTTAGTGAGGAACTCACATCTTCAACCCTTCACAGAAGCCAGACTTCAGCAGACAAGAACCTGAGCAGCACCTTGTAATGCAGGACTTCCTATCACCACTGTAGAAGGAACTAGCTATAGCGCTGCACATCAATCACTCTCCACTTAGCAGGTGGTTTTACTCCAATATGTTTGATTAATCTGTGGCTCCAACCCAGGACACTGCAAGCATTCAGCTCATGACAGATATATCCTACACTAGAGAGATGGGAAGT
Coding sequences within it:
- the C3AR1 gene encoding C3a anaphylatoxin chemotactic receptor is translated as MPQALGNSSSQEQAAVYYASESIVSIAVFTIVFIIGIPGNGLVIWVAGLKMKRSVNTVWFLNLAVADIMCCLSLPFFIVHLALHEHWPYGWFLCKVIPSVIIFTMFASVFLLVAISIDRCLLVMKPVWCQNHRTVKFISLICSGIWMLAFIFCCPVFYYRETSTYKGKTECGYNSGVDDYIDDPVNVSVNVSVNELWDYSTYNGSDLWGDINEGNDSVPLASAVINITRAVFGFLLPFGIMALCYALIVFRTHANQFHKSRNRTLRTIVSVVTAFFICWAPYHVVGMLSVVPSLRTRLMESLILWDHLSTALAYANSCINPLLYVFVGRDFRAKVRQSVQRILESAFSEELTSSTLHRSQTSADKNLSSTL